The genomic stretch cagccctgagaaatgtgaaagaaatccgagtaagagctcacagccctgagaaatgtgaaagaaatccgagtaagagctcacagccctgagaaagctgaaagaaatcagagtaagagctcacagcgctgagaaatgtgaaagaaatcagagtaagagctcacagcgctgagaaatgtgaaagaaatcagagtaagagttcacagcgctgagaaatctgaaagaaatcagagtaagagctcacagccctgagaaatgtgaaagaaatcagagtaagagctcacagtcctgagaaatctgaaagaaatcagagtaagagttcacagcgctgagaaatcagaaagaaatcagagtaagagctcacagcactgagaaatgtgaaagaaatcatagtaagagctcacagcgctgagaaatgtgaaagaaatcagagtaagagctcacagcgctgagaaatgtgaaagaaatcagagtaagagctcacagccctgagaaatgtgaaagaaatcagagtaagagctcacagcactgagaaatgtgaaagaaatcagagtaagagctcacagcactgagaaatgtgaaagaaatcagagtaagagctcacagcgctgagaaatgtgaaagaaatcagagtaagagttcacagtcctgagaaatgtgaaagaaatcagagtaagagctcacagcactgagaaatgtgaaagaaatcagagtaagagttcacagcgctgagaaatgtgaaagaaatcagagtaagagttcacagcactgagaaatcagaaagaaatcagagtaagagttcacagcactgagaaatgtgaaagaaatcagagtaagagttcacagcgctgagaaatgtgaaagaaatcagagtaagagctcacagcgctgagaaatgtgaaagaaatcagagtaagagttcacagcgctgagaaatgtgaaagaaatcagagtaagagctcacagcgctgagaaatcagaaagaaatcagagtaagagctcacagcactgagaaatgtgaaagaaatcagagtaagagctcacagcactgagaaatctgaaagaaatcagagtaagagctcacagcgctgagaaatgtgaaagaaatcagagtaagagctcacagtcctgagaaatctgaaagaaatcagagtaagagttcacagcgctgagaaatcagaaagaaatcagagtaagagctcacagcactgagaaatgtgaaagaaatcatagtaagagctcacagcgctgagaaatctgaaagaaatcagagtaagagctcacagcgctgagaaatgtgaaagaaatcagagtaagagctcacagccctgagaaatgtgaaagaaatcagagtaagagttcacagcgctgagaaatgtgaaagaaatcagagtaagagttcacagcactgagaaatgtgaaagaaatcagagtaagagttcacagtcctgagaaatgtgaaagaaatcagagtaagagttcacagcactgagaaatgtgaaagaaatcagagtaagagctcacagcactgagaaagctgaaagaaatcagagtaagagctcacagccctgagaaatgtgaaagaaatcagagtaagagttcacagcactgagaaatgtgaaagaaatcagagtaagagttcacagtcctgagaaatgtgaaagaaatcagagtaagagctcacagccctgagaaatgtgaaagaaatcagagtaagagttcacagcactgagaaatcagaaagaaatcagagtaagagttcacagcactgagaaacctgaaagaaatcagagtaagagctcacagccctgagaaatgtgaaagaaatcagagtaagagttcacagtcctgagaaatgtgaaagaaatcagagtaagagttcacagcgctgagaaatgtgaaagaaatcagagtaagagctcacagcgctgagaaatgtgaaagaaatcagagtaagagctcacagcgctgagaaatgtgaaagaaatcagagtaagagttcacagcgctgagaaatgtgaaagaaatcagagtaagagttcacagcactgagaaatctgaaagaaatcagagtaagagctcacagcgctgagaaatcagaaagaaatcagagtaagagctcacagcactgagaaatgtgaaagaaatcagagtaagagttcacagtcctgagaaatgtgaaagaaatcagagtaagagctcacagcgctgagaaatgtgaaagaaatcagagtaagagttcacagcgctgagaaatgtgaaagaaatcagagtaagagttcacagcgctgagaaatgtgaaagaaatcagagtaagagttcacagccctgagaaatgtgaaagaaatcagagtaagagttcacagccctgagaaacctgaaagaaatcagagtaagagctcacagccctgagaaacctgaaagaaatcagagtaagagctcacaacgctgagaaatctgaaagaaatcagagtaagagctcacagccctgagaaatgtgaaagaaatcagagtaagagctcacagcactgagaaatgtgaaagaaatcagagtaagagctcacagcactgagaaatgtgaaagaaatcagagtaagagttcacagcactgagaaacctgaaagaaatcagagtaagagctcacagccctgagaaatgtgaaagaaatcagagtaagagctcacagcactgagaaatgtgaaagaaatcagagtaagagttcacagcactgagaaacctgaaagaaatcagagtaagagctcacagcactgagaaatctgaccactgagctaaaatccagcctctttatcagattccttaattggatttctagatcagagtacaatgtttacatgaccatttgagtaatcagatttctgcagctaTCAGATTACGATCGGATTATTGAGCGCATGTAAACACTCGCCGGCGTTTTCCTCATAGAACTGTAATCATGTAAAACTGACCTGTGATCATTTTGTCTTGCCTTCTCTAATGTGACGTAAACAGCAAAGTCATTAACCTGTTATCATTATATTGGCTCACCTTTATTACAGAgctcaaaaataaagggaacactcaaataacatcctagatctgaatgaatgaaattctcactgaatactttgttctgtacaaagttgaatgtgccgacaacaaaaatcaatggaaatcaaatttattaaccaatggatttggcctggatttggagtcacacacaaaattaaagtggaaaaacacacaacaggctgatccaactttgatgtaatgtccttaaaacaagtcaaaatgaggctcagtgttgtgtgtggcctccacgtgcctgtatgacctccctacaacgcctgggcagctcctgatgaggtggcggatggtctcctgagggatctcctcccagacctgtcccactcctggacagtctgtggtgcaacgtggcgctggtggatggagcgagacatgatgtcccagatgtgcttaatcggattcaggtctggggaacgggcgggccggtccatagcttcaattccttcatcttgcaggaactgctgacacactccagccacatgaggtctagcattgtcctgcattaggaggaacccagggccaaccgcaccagcatatggtctcacaaggggtctgaggatctcatctcggtacctaatggcagtcaggctacctctggcgagcacatggatgGCTGAGCGGCCCTctaaagaaatgccaccccacaccattactgacccactgccaaaccggtcatgctgaaggatgttgcaggcagcagatcgctctccacggcgtctccagactctgtcacatgtgctcagtgtgaacctgctttcatctgtgaagagcacagggcgccagtggtgaatttgccaatcctggtgttctctggcaaatgccaagcgtcctgcacggtgttgggctgtgagcacaacccccatctgtggacgtcgggctctcataccatcctcatggagtcggtttcttaACGTTtctgcagacacatgcacatttgtggcctgctggaggtcattctgcagggctctggcagtgctcctcctgttcctccttgcacaaaggcggaggtagcggtcctgctgctgggttgttgacctcctatggcctcctccacgtctcctggtgtactggcctgtctcctggtagcgcctccagcctctggacactacgctgacagacacagcaaaccttcttgccacagcttgcattgatgtgccatcctggatgagctgcactacctgagccacttgtgtgggttgtagagtccgtctcctgctaccacgagtgtgaaagaccaccaacattcaaaagtgaccaaaacatcagccagaaagcagaaaggtgctgagaagtggtctgtggtcccacctgcagaacctctcctttattgagtgtgtcttgctaattgccagtaatttccacctgttgtctgttccatttgcacaacagctgtgaaattgactgtcagtgttgcttcctaagtggacagtttgatttcacagaagtttgatttacttggagttatattgagttgtttaagtgttccctttattcttttgagcagtgtatatcatATGTAACTCTTTTGCTATACTAGTTTGTATCATACCAGCGAGTTCTGAAAGCACGGTCCCGTTGGCTCAGAAGTGTTTTACCCATGTTGTTATTCCTGATGACAGCACGTATTTTTTCCCCACAATAACTGTGACAGTAAGAGCTTTTACTACAGCTTGTATAAGACCGACTGGAGCAAAACAGCGTTCAGGTTTATCTGGTACACATTGagaaagctgagctgaacctgaaaCAGTTTTATGGCTCTTTCTGTAACACTTGGCAGAAGCGGTTGCCaacattaaagcacatttgatGTAATCATTGGGGCGTCTTTGCTTAACCTTCTTTTAACACTACTTTGCGGAACCATAACAGTGATAGGGTATGTATTATATTCATAACCTGTAACTTAAATAATGCTTCAGACTATGTCAGTATTACtatgtaactgctttatacaatccattcagaccagcaccacgtcagtgttactgcagtgctgagaatgatccaccgaacaaatagtacctgctctgtgagggtccatgggggtcctgaccactgaagaacagggtaacagagtatcagagaaacagatggactgcagtctgtaactgtagaactacagagtgcagctatacagtaagtggagctgataaagtggtcatGTTGGGTAATGTTATGCCTCTACTAGCGGCTCCGGGCCGGTAGGTGGCGCACCGCTTCATAACGGAGGCAGAGGATGTTGGAGAGCGGCGTCATCTTTAGGCCCGTGTTTACACGCGTGTGTTGACAGCGTGTGTTCGTGTTTAAAGCATAAATACTTTATTTGATGATGGATATCGCTCTTTATCTTATAGCCGCAGCGATTCTGATAGTCCTGATCGTCTTCGCTGTGAAGGTCCGGGGGCGCGCAGAGGAAGGTAAGGGCGACTTTAACTCGTTACTGCGAGAAAACCTTAACGTGTTTGTCCCAGATGGGAAACACTGACGCTTCAGACCCTTCAGAGAGACCCTTAAAGCCTGTTTGGCTGAACGTGTTCGTGGTAGGAAGAGATAAGCTTGGGAAAGTCAGCTGGGCAGCTGTCAGTAACTTGGCCTCAACTGCCCTATTAACACTGCAGTACAGCCGGGGTTGCCAGATTGATAAAAACgcgctccacttactgtatagctgcatcagacatcagagccagaattactcttttagtacttttactttatacttaagtacatttgaaggtaaatactttagtacttttactcaagtggagctctaaagggaggaacttctacttttactggaggaatattttaccttgggggtctcgactttacatggtttgtgtactccgcttttctttagcaaagaaagtggttctatgtgACCCTTTGTATGACTACgctgttctttgcatcatgtaaGGTTCTCTAGATTGATAGAAAATGTGCACAAATGTGTTatggatggttctatacagaacctttttgaaaaaggttctctatGGCACCCAAAAGGTTTTTCTATTGTTGAAAGTTTTggcattgtaacagtagaagaacccttttcttaaaggctctatatagaaccatctacagcacattctcccaTCAATCCCTCACCAGCTGGCCGTGAAGATCGTCAGAATGTGGTTGCGCGAGCTGCAGCGGCCCCGCGAGTGGCGGAGGAGCGAGGGGCCGGCATGCCCCGCCGCCGCAGAGGTCTCGACAGGATGATGGCACAGAGACGCGCACAGCGGGACGCCACGGAAAACGGTGACACATCTGCCACATCCCACATCTGGGCATGCAGTCAGTTAGGATGAGCGGTCATGTCCCCATGGGCTTCTGTTATGAGTGTGTTTTGAGTTGTTTATCaggttgttttcatttacagagCAGTGCTATCCGACCCTATACTACAGATACAGCAGTTAATTAGGGTGCAGTGCTCATTTAAAGAGAAATTTCACCgatttttaatgaaattcagGATAATTCGGTCATTAAagtgtaaacacagtaaacttttttttttcccctctacatgaaattgttctttgtagagaagcttaccaactcagatttcttcacaaatgtggtgatgggaaccaggggtcgcaaaaatatgaacattttttacTATCTGTATGATGTactgtcattttaaatgatgttgtAAACCTTTCTTTGTagagttttaatatgtaatatatattatacatcatgggtctttaattaaaattcaataaggtccagttagagaaaatatcctcaagcaaaggtccagaacatcataacgtctaacctgcatcatgactcagtgccttatactgtttactgaagtagccaagtaggaatatcaacatcttatacagtcaaactgaatatcagatcaaataaagtccagttcagtcagatttcagcaacatttactgtcattttctctttttagagcacgacatgtggaataacttccctctgactcactttcttctctgactgctgtttctctcctgtgtgagcGTCGCTCACTCGAGTCTCGGTGCTTATCGTGatacacagatctgattggaGTAGCATCACGTGATATTTACAACCCATGCGATTAGTCTGTGAGTCTCCGGCCGCtaaacttccctctgactcactttcttctctgactgctgtttctcccCAGTGTGGCGTcactgagtagcgtcacgtgtgatatgtACGACGCATGCGACTGGTCTGTGAGTGTCCCGGGCACTAAAGCTTCCGCAAAGGCTAGAAACATTACGCCAATTTAAACAGGACAACCTGCTGAAATTAAATCACtttccatagtttatcggttatagatCCACGTCCGATATAGATAGCTGTAGATAGCATGGCGCCTGGTCTGGAATCTGACCTATTACttcgcctattagtgacctctgctatatatacaatatagtatatcgctgttgttggaagaaaaccttgtatctccattttttgtcatttttcagtttttgacataatttgaaaattccatttgctctttacattgtatgtgaatttcatgatcaatggaccaaatggaacggcccaaaatgacctgggaaaatgtctggttccattgacttacattaaaagtaaagtaggtttttccttctcctgtaaagttaccattttggagatacaaggttttcttctgacaacaacggtatgtaatatatgtaatatatattttataacagtaaaataatggTAATTATTTTTCTGTAGGGACTTAATTGGCCAAAAATGCACTACATGTACCTCATTGCCATTAATGGatacaaaaaaattacattttagagCAAAACTTTGTGTCAAAACGATCATAAAACTTgttttataaccatttcatatactAACTTTCTAGcataaaggcattaaactcttcagacgtctggttcctatcaccactactgtgaggAATTCTGACATAGTAATTTTCTCTAGAAGGGAGCATTTCACAAAGTGGCTTAGTCAAAAATTTCTATAATCTGTTTATAGGTAAAATATATGAATTTAACCAGGTTGTAATATTATCCAGTTGTTTTTGGTATAATCATTCATGGAGACCCTTCATGACCAGATTAACgctgcatgttttcatgttgtgttttgtcgCCTCTTCCTCAGAGAATGTTGCTCTGGAGGAAGACGAGGATGAGGAAGATGAGCAGCTGCAGGCCGAGGAGCGCCCCCAGGCTGCAGGGAAAGTGGGCGCTAAGAAGCTGAGGAAGCTGGAAGAGAAACAGGCCAAGAGAGCACAGAGGGAGGTGAGAGCTTGGACCAggattttgatgttttttgaaaattgaagttttaattttgtttagtttttcgTTTTAGTGTTTGGCTTTTGATTTCAGTCATAAGACTGGATTAATAGATTCAattctgttttgtttagtttcagTTTTGGTTTTGACGAACATTGTTGATAGTAGGTATTTGACAGAACTCCTTAAAAACTAAccttaaaaacagtaaaacacacaaaaaggtCCATTTCTAAACTTCTTCCATGcacaaaaaactaaaactaaaggTTTTGTTCTCAGTATTTCTGTTAGGTATAGTTAGTTGTGCCTTCAACATTATAGGTTTGATTGTTTTTGcgtttttgaaaacattttatattaagaTTCTAATGCTGTAGTTTTTTGTTAACAGGCATGTTTTTTCACTGCTGGTTTTAACTTTAGAAATAGTTCTTGTTAACGATAAAAACCTTTGTAAATACCAAGTAACCAATTGTCACACTTAGGCcgagtcccatttcacccctcgccctgaccgctgagcccttagccctctgttttgcgcggTCATGTCTAGGAGTAGGttgtcccaattcttgttgagatagaggggcagGGCGGAAAAAGAAAAAGCGGCAAGACGTTTttaacaagagaccaaagaaacccacagatttgagaattttctctgttaaaaaaacgACGATAGTCACTGTATTATCTTGGTTTAGTGTTGTTTCAGTGTAGTTTGGTTGTTCTCttgtagctagctggctaactctcctgttccaccttaaatagtccagcagttctgatgcctgaagcgccagaatgtaactgctgctccatttaaggtggaacgggaaaatttgagcaagaatctggtgaatatctgacctcagcttcatatcactgaagaattagggggggtgataataaataattgcctcctctttgaaggcgtatgatccctaaatgtaactaaagcccagcagtgaggagctgaactttcccctcctctgtgGTCACTGAAGtcgggccgggtcgcctacagagcggcgctggtagctgttaatgaaggttttttgttgttgttgttgttgttgttgtttaaacttgagggtcccatttcatagggcaagacTTCAACCACTagagtgacactcgaaaacaaggggtagaggtagaaagaagaaatgggattgggccttagatgCTCTCAGATGCTCTCCCCACACATTCactgcattctgattggctctgaTCTAGCCCAAGACATCTCGGATGTACTGAATGTCTGTTAACATAAGGGTGGTCTTGTGTTCACTGAAACAGGCTGAACGGGAGGAGCGAGAGGAGAGGAAGCGCATACAGGAGCTGAAGGagcaggagaggaggaaggaggaggagaaggagaggctgctggaacagaaacaggTCACTGCAAAGCGCAGTTATTCACAGTGGCCAGCAGGTGTCACTGCGTATATTTTCTGGGTTTGTTTATCTGGTACTAAATGTGATCAGTGTGTCATTTCATGCCCATTAACACAATCTGGCTGGCCACATTTTAAGGCAACCTTAGCGTGAGGGATACGGAGAAAACATAACATCCGATACTTGAAGATTTCTATTGCAAACAAGTTTGTGAGCAGAATAAAAAAGccattgtgttttttatttaatcctTGCAAAAATGAACTATCTaagaaggaagaaaaggaaaaaattaaagagtttttttatattatgcatactgttttatgtttaattaattgagattaagtgacccttattagtcccacaaacggggaaatttcacctccacgtttaacccgtccatgcagtgaaacaccacatgcacactagtgagcccacacacactaggaggcagtgagcacacttgcccggagaggtgggcagccctatccgcagcgcccagggagcacttgggggggttaggtgtcttgctcaagggcacttcagtcatagaCTTTCGGCTCGgaggatcaaaccggcgaccttcctgTTGCAAGCCtagttccctaaactccagcccacgactgcctagACTGTTCTAGAAGAACTGACGTTTCCCCCAATATACCCACCAtgctgtgacataatttatcaaaACAAGGATAAAATATTATCTTCTTACTCAGTTTAAGTAATTTAGCTGTCACAGTAGACTATGCTTATATATTATTCTGTTTCAGGAGGAGGAGCTGCAGCGTGCTAAAGAGGAGCAGgagaggaaggaggaggaagagtaCCAGCGACTCAAAGAGTCCTTCATCGTCGAGGAGCAAGGAGAGGCTGATGAGCTCACTGAACAGGAGGTATGGCCTTAATCTAAGTCGGCTTTTGAGCCATTGTTTGttgaaaacaaaaattaaacccGCCCCCAGCAAAGGCACGTTAACGTCCAAAGCTTGCTTCTGTACGGCCCTGGGAAAAATTTTGGGTGTtggtgagaaaaaaataaaagataaaatgtggtggcggaaatgagcctcttcacagggtggcgggctacgcTCTAttcgatagagtgaggagctcggtcatccaggaggagctcggagtagagccgctactcctccgcgttgagaggagccagctgaggtggttcgggcatctgatcaggatgccccctggatgcatCCCAGTgtgggtgtaccaggcacggcctaccgggacaagaccccggggtcgtgcTAGGACGCGCTGGAGGGATTaaatctccaagttggcctgggagcggcttgggatctccgggaatgagctggaggaagttgcaggggaaaacagggtcgtctgggattctctgctctcccaactgctaccgcaaccctatctggactgatgaagatgatgatgatgtggcCTGTGCTACAATTATggcttattttatgtttattttttgcccCCTATTCAGCATTTAAATAgaaattacactgtaaaatgtgaagaaaatgcatatttaatcTCCCCGTGCGGAAATCATCACACACCTGTGCTAACCTGAAGTAATTTAATGATCCCTACTAGACTTGCTTAAGTGGTTTCTGACCTTGCGTGGCGCACTGTTGTCTATATACGTGGGCAAACGTGTGGCTGAAAACAGTAGCAACCACCTTGTCCATCTTTATAGATAAGAgtgtgttatacagtgtcaaaaacaacacaactaCTGTAGGAACAAGGGAAGAATTGAGTAAATTAGTTGTTCTTTCGCTTGAAATTCGGCTCATCATTGATTTTACACCAAACATTGTGAGCAGAGTGAAAAGTGAATGGGATTTTTCCTGTAATCGCTGTAAGTGCAGTATTTGTGGCACTCACAAAATCAATCAGACTCTGTTCTGTGATTCATTTGGCTGATTTCTCCttcctgttttttatttctttcagtcTCACAGCTTGCTTCAGGAGTTTATCCAGTACATTAAGGTGTGTAAGTGTCTTCACACGGCCCAATTGCCCCACAAGCccctctttgtttgatgtatcacTATGTATTAAACTCTAGCTGTACCCATGTTGTTTAATTGGAAGTCTGCTGCTTTCACAGGACTCAAAGGTGGTGTTGTTAGAAGACTTGGCATCCCATTTTGGAATGCGCGCACAGGTAAGAAATATGTATTTAGAAATATTATGAATTACTGCCCCAAATGCAGCTCAAAGGTGCAATTTCAGTCCAGTGTAATTGCTCTTCTGAATCTTTTTAGGATGCTATTGCCAGACTGCAGGACTTGATAGCAGATGGTTCACTTACAGGTGAGTTACGCCGCAAAATGAACAGTCGTGATGAATGCTGACCTATTTAGTGAGAGTGTAAACATGTACATCTATAACAGTGTTTAATGTGACAGTTCAGCTGAAAATCGGATTTGaactcagaaaaaaaacctcgtatctccaaaactgtaactttacaggagaaggaaaaaaaacaactttacttttaatgtaggtcaatggagccagacacCAACAAATTATTTAGAAACAATTGTTAGCatggtgctgtaataggatgccgccgttgcaacaagtcagtttgcaaAATTTCTTCCTTCCTTGATATTCCACGATCAACCATGAGTGGTGTTCAAAGCCGCCTCTGGGCTCTGGAGCAGTGTaaacgtgttctgtggagtgatgaaccatgcttctctatctgtccgTCTGATGGAGGAGtttgggtttggcaaatgccaggagaacgttacctggcTGACTGcgctgtgccagctgtaaagtttggtggaggagggataatgatatggggttgtttttcaagggttggcctagaacccttagttccagtgaagggaacatCTTACtgcttcagcagaacaagaCAATTTGGACAGTTCTATGTTTCTAActatgtgggaacagttt from Pygocentrus nattereri isolate fPygNat1 chromosome 23, fPygNat1.pri, whole genome shotgun sequence encodes the following:
- the ddrgk1 gene encoding DDRGK domain-containing protein 1 isoform X2 translates to MMDIALYLIAAAILIVLIVFAVKVRGRAEEAGREDRQNVVARAAAAPRVAEERGAGMPRRRRGLDRMMAQRRAQRDATENENVALEEDEDEEDEQLQAEERPQAAGKVGAKKLRKLEEKQAKRAQREAEREEREERKRIQELKEQERRKEEEKERLLEQKQEEELQRAKEEQERKEEEEYQRLKESFIVEEQGEADELTEQEDSKVVLLEDLASHFGMRAQDAIARLQDLIADGSLTGVIDDRGKFIFITPKEMNAVAQFIKKRGRVSISELVQASNTLINLTPTIQSTS
- the ddrgk1 gene encoding DDRGK domain-containing protein 1 isoform X1, with product MMDIALYLIAAAILIVLIVFAVKVRGRAEEAGREDRQNVVARAAAAPRVAEERGAGMPRRRRGLDRMMAQRRAQRDATENENVALEEDEDEEDEQLQAEERPQAAGKVGAKKLRKLEEKQAKRAQREAEREEREERKRIQELKEQERRKEEEKERLLEQKQEEELQRAKEEQERKEEEEYQRLKESFIVEEQGEADELTEQESHSLLQEFIQYIKDSKVVLLEDLASHFGMRAQDAIARLQDLIADGSLTGVIDDRGKFIFITPKEMNAVAQFIKKRGRVSISELVQASNTLINLTPTIQSTS